In one Triplophysa dalaica isolate WHDGS20190420 chromosome 9, ASM1584641v1, whole genome shotgun sequence genomic region, the following are encoded:
- the galnt17 gene encoding polypeptide N-acetylgalactosaminyltransferase 17, giving the protein MMRFAGFRTPTSFMAFVMRRWKILLVLNVFTVVGFITFWGKCNRFAIKTHQAAADARLQTHTNGSAQEISISHDVLLKRLGSLEDVVYRQLNGLSKSLGLIEGFGGRGRGGLPATLLPTEEKEAKYLREKYGYNAFLSDKISLDRSIPDYRPSKCKRAFYPRDLPQISMIFIFVNEALSVILRSVHSAVNHTPSHLLKEIILVDDNSDDEQLKGPLEEYLNKRYPGLIKIVRNQKREGLIRARIEGWKVATGEVTGFFDAHVEFTPAWAEPVLFRIKENHKRVILPSVDNIKDETFELERYENSGHGYNWELWCMYISPPKQWWDEGDTSAPIRTPAMIGCSFLVNREYFGELGLLDAGMDVYGGENIELGIRVWLCGGSMEVLPCSRVAHIARTKKPYHSNIAFHTRRNALRVAEVWMDQYKSNVYLAWNLPMKNHGIDYGDISQRVELRKKLECKNFEWYLDNIYPEMRIYNDTLFYGEVRNTNVTHLCVDQGIKENHTVTLHPCHGWGPQLGRYTKEGYLFLGPLGSTGEDTRCVVDDKISRHPQLLNCEKFSSVSQKTWHFAQNESIINRATGRCLEIVQANVYFGYALVLRACTGQRWNFKNTLYAEQGQ; this is encoded by the exons ATG ATGCGATTTGCCGGATTCAGGACACCAACATCTTTCATGGCGTTTGTGATGAGAAGATGGAAAATCTTACTGGTGCTTAATGTGTTCACGGTGGTCGGGTTCATCACTTTTTGGGGCAAGTGCAATAGATTCGCGATCAAAACTCATCAAGCGGCTGCCGACGCGAGACTGCAGACGCACACCAATGGATCTGCTCAGGAGATCAGCATCTCTCATGATGTCCTGTTAAAGAGACTGGGATCACTGGAAGATGTAGTGTACAGACAGCTCAACG GTTTGTCCAAGTCTCTTGGACTCATCGAGGGTTTTGGAGGCCGCGGTAGAGGAGGACTGCCAGCAACGCTTTTGCCGACGGAAGAAAAGGAGGCCAAATACTTGAGGGAGAAATATGGCTACAATGCATTTCTGAGTGACAAAATTTCTCTGGATAGGTCTATTCCGGACTATCGGCCGAGCAA ATGCAAGAGGGCCTTTTATCCTCGCGACTTACCGCAGATCTCCATGATCTTCATCTTCGTGAATGAGGCGTTGTCTGTCATACTGCGTTCAGTCCATTCCGCTGTCAATCACACTCCATCCCATCTCTTAAAGGAGATCATCTTAGTGGATGACAACAGCGATGATG AACAGCTGAAAGGACCACTAGAGGAGTATCTCAACAAGCGCTACCCAGGTCTTATCAAGATAGTACGAAATCAGAAGAGAGAGGGACTCATCCGTGCTCGCATCGAGGGCTGGAAGGTGGCCACCGGGGAGGTGACTGGGTTCTTCGATGCACATGTTGAGTTTACGCCTGCTTG GGCTGAACCAGTTCTGTTTAGAATCAAAGAGAACCATAAGAGGGTCATACTGCCGTCCGTAGATAACATTAAGGATGAGACATTTGAACTGGAGCGCTACGAGAACTCCGGCCACGGCTATAACTGGGAACTCTGGTGTATGTATATTAGTCCACCTAAACAGTGGTGGGATGAAGGAGACACATCTGCACCTATCAG GACACCCGCAATGATAGGCTGCTCATTTTTGGTAAACCGGGAATACTTCGGGGAACTGGGCCTGTTGGATGCAGGAATGGACGTGTATGGAGGTGAAAATATAGAGCTGGGAATCAGG gTTTGGTTGTGTGGAGGCAGCATGGAAGTCCTGCCCTGTTCCCGAGTGGCCCATATTGCTAGAACAAAAAAGCCTTACCACAGTAACATCGCCTTCCACACTAGACGAAACGCCCTTCGTGTGGCCGAAGTCTGGATGGACCAGTATAAATCCAACGTCTATTTGGCATGGAATCTCCCAATGAAG AACCATGGAATTGATTACGGAGATATTTCCCAGAGAGTAGAGCTCAGGAAAAAACTGGAGTGCAAAAACTTTGAGTGGTACCTTGACAATATCTATCCAGAGATGAGGATATATAACGACACCCTGTTTTATGGAGAA GTTCGCAATACCAATGTGACTCATCTGTGTGTGGACCAgggcataaaagaaaaccaCACAGTAACTCTTCACCCCTGTCACGGCTGGGGCCCTCAG CTGGGCCGCTACACTAAGGAGGGTTATCTTTTCCTGGGTCCTCTGGGAAGCACTGGCGAAGACACTCGCTGTGTGGTGGATGATAAAATCAGCAGACACCCTCAGCTCCTTAACTGTGAGAAATTCTCCAGTGTAAGCCAGAAAACTTGGCATTTTGCACAG AATGAATCGATTATCAACCGAGCTACGGGACGGTGTCTTGAGATAGTGCAAGCTAACGTCTACTTCGGATACGCTCTGGTCCTGCGTGCATGCACTGGCCAGAGGTGGAACTTCAAGAATACACTGTATGCAGAACAAGGCCAATAA